In one Bacteroidales bacterium genomic region, the following are encoded:
- the tatA gene encoding twin-arginine translocase TatA/TatE family subunit has translation MDINLLEMGMIGTTEIIVIVLVILLLFGGKKIPELMRGLGRGVREFKKASKGEYDEVEKDDPNSENKKDNQ, from the coding sequence ATGGATATCAATCTTTTAGAAATGGGAATGATTGGAACAACTGAAATTATTGTAATCGTTTTGGTTATCCTTCTACTTTTCGGCGGAAAAAAAATACCCGAATTAATGCGTGGACTTGGGCGTGGCGTAAGAGAATTTAAAAAAGCATCTAAAGGCGAATATGACGAAGTCGAAAAAGACGATCCTAATAGCGAAAATAAAAAAGACAATCAGT